Proteins encoded in a region of the Salipiger sp. CCB-MM3 genome:
- the grxD gene encoding Grx4 family monothiol glutaredoxin: MTTEATTQIEETVKANAVVLYMKGTKTMPQCGFSSRVAGVLNYMGVEYLDVNVLADDAIRQGIKDYSDWPTIPQLYVKGEFVGGCDIITEMTLSGELDSLFEQSGVTYDKDAADKIREANG; encoded by the coding sequence ATGACGACCGAAGCGACCACCCAGATCGAAGAGACGGTGAAAGCCAACGCCGTGGTGCTCTACATGAAGGGCACCAAGACCATGCCCCAGTGCGGCTTTTCCAGCCGCGTGGCGGGTGTGCTCAACTACATGGGCGTCGAGTATCTCGACGTGAACGTGCTGGCCGATGACGCGATCCGTCAGGGCATCAAGGATTACTCGGACTGGCCGACGATCCCCCAGCTTTACGTGAAGGGCGAGTTCGTCGGCGGCTGCGACATCATCACCGAGATGACCCTCTCGGGCGAACTCGACAGCCTCTTCGAGCAAAGCGGTGTGACCTACGACAAGGACGCCGCCGACAAGATCCGCGAAGCCAACGGCTGA
- a CDS encoding GNAT family N-acetyltransferase, with product MSTIDIRAAADPEDFAAVRSLCLAYREDLRAHHPAAPALVSLFYPDPAYTDLLDALPGKHDAVLLATLGGAPVGCAMSQPLPDGSLEIKRVYVAPAARGYGLAQRLMEDLAARARAKGVPLLRLDTMKTLSAARRLYARLGFAERGPYQPVPEAALPHLCFYERPP from the coding sequence TTGAGCACGATCGACATTCGCGCGGCGGCGGATCCCGAGGATTTCGCCGCCGTGCGCAGCCTGTGTCTCGCCTATCGCGAAGACCTGCGCGCGCATCACCCCGCCGCCCCGGCGCTGGTGAGCCTCTTCTACCCCGACCCCGCCTATACCGACCTGCTGGACGCGCTGCCCGGCAAGCATGACGCCGTGCTGCTGGCCACACTCGGCGGCGCGCCGGTGGGCTGCGCCATGAGCCAGCCGCTGCCTGATGGCAGCCTCGAGATCAAGCGCGTCTATGTCGCCCCCGCCGCGCGCGGCTACGGGCTGGCACAGCGGCTGATGGAAGACTTGGCCGCCCGCGCCCGCGCCAAGGGCGTGCCCCTGCTTCGCCTCGACACGATGAAGACGCTGAGCGCGGCGCGGCGGCTCTACGCACGGCTCGGCTTTGCCGAACGCGGCCCCTACCAGCCGGTGCCCGAGGCGGCGCTGCCGCATTTGTGCTTCTACGAACGCCCGCCCTGA
- the xth gene encoding exodeoxyribonuclease III yields the protein MKIATFNINGIKARIGALTDWLDEAQPDVALLQEIKSVDEAFPRELIEERGYNVETHGQKGFNGVAILSKHPLEDVRRGLPGDDSDEQARWIEATVVGEKEAVRLCGLYLPNGNPVEFDAEGQPIRDGKYGYKLDWMDRLHARAEQLLADETPALMAGDYNIIPQAEDAAKPQAWEKDALYLQQSRDAFRRILNLGFTEAFRARVQGPGHYSFWDYQAGAWQRNNGIRIDHVLMTPACADLMLDCGIDRDIRGRDKPSDHVPVWVELAL from the coding sequence ATGAAGATCGCCACCTTCAACATCAACGGCATCAAGGCACGCATCGGCGCGCTGACCGACTGGCTCGACGAGGCTCAGCCCGATGTCGCGCTGCTGCAGGAGATCAAATCGGTCGACGAGGCCTTCCCGCGCGAGTTGATCGAAGAGCGCGGCTACAACGTCGAGACCCACGGTCAGAAGGGCTTCAACGGCGTCGCGATCCTCTCGAAGCACCCGCTCGAGGATGTGCGCCGCGGCCTGCCGGGCGATGACAGCGACGAACAGGCGCGCTGGATCGAGGCCACTGTGGTTGGCGAGAAAGAGGCCGTGCGGCTTTGCGGGCTCTACCTGCCCAACGGCAACCCGGTGGAGTTCGACGCCGAGGGCCAGCCGATCCGGGACGGCAAATACGGCTATAAGCTGGACTGGATGGACCGGCTCCACGCCCGCGCAGAGCAGCTTCTGGCCGATGAGACCCCCGCCCTGATGGCGGGCGATTACAACATCATCCCGCAGGCCGAGGATGCCGCCAAACCGCAGGCCTGGGAGAAGGACGCGCTTTATCTGCAGCAGAGCCGCGACGCCTTCCGCCGCATTCTCAACCTCGGCTTCACCGAGGCGTTCCGCGCCCGCGTGCAGGGGCCGGGGCATTACTCCTTCTGGGACTATCAGGCGGGCGCATGGCAACGGAACAACGGCATCCGCATCGACCATGTGCTGATGACCCCCGCCTGCGCCGACCTGATGCTTGACTGCGGCATCGACCGTGACATCCGTGGCCGCGACAAGCCCTCGGACCACGTGCCGGTCTGGGTCGAGCTGGCGCTCTGA
- a CDS encoding DUF6749 family protein produces MTALQKTFVAPETHVSNEADLFSGEGCALFTSGAAPMAQADALSGEGLEMFTSGASPVRAELAAGEGVALFTSGAAPQMSETATGDAVELFTSGAGPVRAEALRGEATALFTSGAAPLRSETAAGEATGLFTSGA; encoded by the coding sequence ATGACCGCTCTGCAAAAGACTTTTGTTGCCCCCGAAACCCATGTTTCCAATGAGGCCGACCTCTTCTCGGGTGAGGGCTGCGCGCTCTTCACCTCCGGCGCGGCGCCGATGGCGCAGGCCGACGCCCTGAGCGGCGAAGGGCTCGAGATGTTCACCTCCGGTGCCAGCCCGGTGCGGGCCGAGCTTGCGGCGGGCGAGGGCGTTGCGCTCTTCACCTCCGGCGCAGCGCCGCAGATGTCCGAGACCGCCACCGGCGACGCGGTGGAACTGTTCACCTCGGGTGCGGGTCCGGTGCGCGCCGAGGCGCTGCGCGGCGAAGCCACCGCGCTTTTTACCTCTGGCGCTGCACCGCTGCGTTCGGAAACCGCAGCAGGCGAGGCGACGGGGCTCTTCACCTCGGGCGCCTAA
- a CDS encoding DMT family transporter: MSGLRPALLGAALVALYTALIAAADGITKLIAGGYEAPQLFALSSGLVLIITGLSARRQGGLRAALAIRCRRVMALRAALTVVAAIGFFQAFRLLPFADVFLFIGLMPLFAAALSGPALGEPVRPAAWLALGAGAGGILFLLPEGSVALDAGHGWALLASLTGTASMVAARRIAKEERKPLAQVFWPNLALALSMGAVLPFVWHPMPLADVLWVAGYAVFLFGARFVSVEALRLLPAFVATPLMNLQFVWMVVIGFFGFGEVPTLGALLGTALVVGSGLWLVADEAMPARAVRRA, translated from the coding sequence ATGAGCGGGCTGCGTCCGGCTCTGCTCGGAGCGGCGCTCGTCGCGCTATATACCGCGCTCATCGCCGCTGCGGATGGGATCACCAAGCTGATCGCGGGCGGCTATGAGGCACCGCAGCTTTTCGCGCTCTCCTCTGGGCTGGTGCTTATCATCACGGGACTGAGCGCGCGGCGGCAGGGCGGGCTGCGCGCGGCGCTGGCGATCCGCTGCCGCAGGGTGATGGCGCTGCGCGCGGCGCTGACCGTGGTCGCGGCGATCGGCTTCTTTCAGGCCTTCCGCCTGCTGCCCTTTGCCGACGTGTTCCTCTTTATCGGGCTGATGCCGCTCTTTGCCGCCGCGCTGTCGGGTCCGGCGCTTGGCGAGCCGGTGCGTCCGGCGGCGTGGCTGGCGCTTGGCGCCGGGGCCGGGGGCATCCTCTTTCTGCTGCCCGAGGGCAGTGTGGCATTGGATGCAGGCCACGGCTGGGCGCTGCTGGCCTCGCTGACCGGCACGGCCTCGATGGTGGCCGCGCGCCGCATCGCCAAGGAAGAGCGCAAGCCGCTGGCGCAGGTGTTCTGGCCGAACCTCGCCTTGGCGCTGAGCATGGGCGCGGTGCTGCCCTTCGTCTGGCACCCCATGCCGCTGGCCGATGTGCTGTGGGTGGCGGGCTATGCGGTGTTCCTTTTTGGCGCGCGCTTCGTCTCGGTCGAGGCGCTGCGGCTGCTGCCCGCCTTCGTCGCAACACCGCTGATGAACCTGCAGTTCGTGTGGATGGTGGTTATCGGCTTCTTTGGCTTCGGCGAGGTGCCGACGCTGGGCGCTCTGCTCGGCACTGCGCTGGTGGTCGGCTCGGGCCTGTGGCTGGTGGCGGATGAGGCGATGCCCGCACGGGCGGTGCGGCGGGCGTAA
- a CDS encoding BolA/IbaG family iron-sulfur metabolism protein, translated as MAIEATEIEQLIRAAFPEAKVTITDLAGDGNHYAAEVIDESFRGQNRVQQQRAVYAALKGKMDGNHGELHALALTTKAPD; from the coding sequence ATGGCAATCGAAGCGACGGAGATCGAGCAGCTCATCCGCGCCGCCTTTCCCGAGGCCAAAGTCACCATCACCGACCTTGCAGGCGACGGCAATCACTACGCCGCCGAGGTCATCGACGAAAGCTTCCGCGGCCAGAACCGCGTGCAGCAGCAACGCGCCGTCTATGCCGCGCTGAAGGGCAAGATGGACGGCAACCATGGCGAGTTGCACGCGCTGGCGCTCACCACCAAAGCCCCGGACTAA
- a CDS encoding DUF6902 family protein → MTVHAPLSTSGNVIAFPARQAALSATEGAASLLQCFARHRRREEDVFWLKENAELLNILECTGAEVAPQALEVLETFYTGAEARLAFFPQYYRFLLSIVLDLEDLGMPGESGARMAQSIADHDLPDAELSDLQRMEARRLLARRDITCAGADAGLEDRLRDFCARSRGFALPNKKAAYELTHVVFYLSEYGRRDPQLPVEALTSLQFAGNLAYLEQNSDLLSEICIALRYAGQVPPALWTLWLARQLRGFALEEGPQLSLQDDYHDFLVCNWQAAVAGGAAFEIPAGAGRRQFLRGTQQGAPLRELSQALYGLGAQRCADWQVMRRRMNGALSPQVLGLLDTMAEGSEHFDAFFEGFARAGQR, encoded by the coding sequence ATGACCGTGCACGCGCCTCTCTCCACCTCCGGCAATGTCATCGCCTTTCCCGCGCGCCAAGCCGCCCTCTCTGCGACTGAGGGCGCCGCGTCCCTGCTGCAGTGTTTCGCCCGGCACCGGCGCCGCGAGGAAGATGTGTTCTGGCTCAAAGAGAATGCCGAGTTGCTCAACATCCTCGAATGCACAGGGGCCGAGGTGGCGCCGCAGGCGCTTGAGGTGCTTGAGACGTTCTACACGGGTGCCGAGGCGCGCTTGGCCTTCTTTCCGCAATATTACCGCTTCCTTCTGTCCATCGTGCTCGATCTCGAAGACCTCGGGATGCCGGGAGAGAGCGGCGCACGCATGGCCCAGAGCATTGCTGACCATGATCTTCCGGATGCCGAACTGTCGGACCTGCAGCGGATGGAGGCCCGGCGTCTGCTGGCGCGGCGCGACATTACCTGCGCTGGCGCTGATGCGGGGCTGGAAGACCGGCTGCGCGACTTCTGCGCCCGCTCGCGCGGCTTCGCGCTTCCCAACAAGAAAGCCGCCTATGAGCTGACGCATGTGGTCTTCTATCTCAGTGAGTATGGCCGCCGCGATCCACAGCTTCCGGTCGAGGCGCTGACCAGCCTGCAATTTGCGGGCAATCTGGCCTATCTGGAGCAGAACTCCGACCTGCTGTCCGAGATTTGCATCGCGCTGCGCTATGCCGGGCAGGTGCCGCCTGCGCTCTGGACGCTCTGGCTGGCCCGGCAATTGCGCGGCTTTGCACTCGAGGAAGGCCCGCAGCTTTCGCTGCAGGACGATTACCATGATTTTCTGGTCTGCAACTGGCAGGCCGCTGTGGCAGGGGGCGCGGCGTTTGAGATCCCCGCCGGCGCAGGCCGCAGGCAATTCCTCCGCGGCACGCAGCAGGGCGCACCGCTGCGCGAGCTGTCGCAGGCGCTTTACGGGCTGGGCGCGCAGCGCTGCGCCGACTGGCAGGTGATGCGCCGCCGGATGAATGGGGCGCTGTCGCCGCAGGTGCTGGGTCTGCTCGACACGATGGCCGAGGGCTCGGAGCATTTCGATGCGTTCTTTGAGGGCTTCGCCCGGGCAGGCCAGCGATGA